The Miscanthus floridulus cultivar M001 chromosome 6, ASM1932011v1, whole genome shotgun sequence genomic interval TCGACCGCGACAAACAACAAAGATCCACAATGCTAACGTCAAACTGCCTCAGTTCCTTTGCAGCCACGTGACATCCATATGTGAGGCCTTAGAGTGGTTTGCATACTCAAATTGAGTGTTTCTTTCTTTGGCGAGATTGTTTGTCGCTAATCAGATGCTGTCACAAAAGGGCAATGTATCAATAACAGAGCTTCAGACTATTACATCATCCACCGGTCGATGGTTGCTACACAAAGTAAATGTGTTACATGACAATGTATCAATAACAGAGCTTCAAACTATTATTACATCATCCACCATGTCGATGGTTGCTAGACAAATTAAATGTGTTAAATGACAGATTATGCACTACAATGTAAAATTTTTCCTCTGCCCATCGACGCGCGCGAGGGCGCGCGCCCTATACTAGTTTATTCAAAGTGATAATGTGAGCATTAAGTAAATGAACAATTAGGCCTATTCTTCCCGACTAAAAGGCCTTAGGGAAGGTGATATTTTTGTCACCAATCGTGTTCAACATTTTACGGTGGACATGTTAGCCATTATTGTCTAGAGCTAAAGGGAAGAATAGGTTAAAGGGGTTATTTTACACCTAGTAGAAGATAGCCTGTTTGTCTTGTGGTATGAGGATGACATAATTATTTTTATGGACCATGCTATTAAACATGCAAAGAATATGAGCAGTTATCGGGTTTAAAAATTAACTTTCACTGAACTATTTTGCTTTGTCAAGCGAAGGAATATGAGTACCAATACCCAGTTCTCTTCCGATGCAAATGGGTTGTTACCctttaggtggtgtttggataTTGGGTTATAGGGGGGTGGGATAGGGAGATAAGGGATGATGGATAACTCATCCGTTGTTTGGTTTTACGGAAAAGGAAATAGAGAGGGATAGGGAAAGGGATATGCCATCCCATCAATGGAGGTGGGTTATGAGCGGATTACGATCTCCTCGCACGCGCGCCGGCGGAACCTTCCCGAGCTTGGAGAACAACAGCAGCCATAGGGTGGGGATAGGattttctatttattttttaaaGCTTGTGGACCCCACTAAACCCAAACCCAAACCTAGCTAACCCAAACAACGGATTGGCTTTAAATCTTATTTCTCAATCCATAACCCATACCTCCTAATTTCCGTTTCCCTTTCCCCCTCACCATCCAAACGTCACCTTAGGTATTTGGATATTCCAAAATGCACTTTATGAAGTTACAAAACAAAGACCAAAAAGGCAACTGAGGAATACATTGAGAAAAAACTAAGTAGTTGGAAGAGAAAATTTTTATCTTGTGGGGTAGGTTGAAGCTAATAAATAGTGTCCTTTTCGGTCTTTCCGATGTTCATGTTATCTTTTTTTAAGTCCCAAGCGAAGTACTTAAAAGGATTGAATACTTAAGATCAAGTTTTTTTTCTGGCATGATGATTAACTTAAGATTAAATATGAACAAGCCAAATGGAATATATTTGATCAACCAAAATAATACATCAAGTTAGGCTTTTGTCTAATTTTATTCTTTAACTACAAAACCATCTAACTTTGACATctcaactgtcaaaaccgttttATTTTGACCCTAGAGCCATCTCAAAACCACTAACCACCTCAGGGGGTCAAAAATGAACTATTTGATAGTTGACGTGCTAAAATTATATAAAGACAAGAGTTGATAGGCAAAAATAGATTTAATCAAGTACtttagttttttatatatttaatgaatTTTTTTGTCTATTAAATTTACCTATTGATAAATATTTGTATGTATTAAACTATTTATCTATACTTTATTGGATTTTTATCATAAAAAGAAGTTTTAGAATTATCATAAATTAAACTTTGGTACcaagtttttcaaaaaaaacaaTCTATCACATTGATTTGGGTTATTTATCCATTCGAGTTTGATCCAACAATTCGAAAACTTTGAGTTCTAAAACATGAgaacttcaaatagaattttaggacaataaataatttcaaatgaaacaGTCTCCAACTATAAAGTTGTTAATCTCTTAGAAATCTACGAGTTTAGTTTTGGCCATTACTCTATCTAGGTTCATTCGAACaattagaaaaataaattaaaaatgagAAATTCGAACATAAAGACCTTAAATGGTTTAAAGTCAAAAAAGTCAtcgactacaaagttgtatatctcatcaagatctacgagtttggttttggtcatttctccatctaagTTTGTTCGAacaattcaaaaaaaaattaatttcaaaatatgagaatttCAAACTGAATTTTGGGACGTAGTTGAAATAGTCAACaattacaaagttgtatatctcatcaatatctataagtttggttttggtcattttctCCATCCGAGTCCATTCAAAGAATTcaaaaaatttgaatttaaaaatatgagaacttcaagTGAAATTTCAGGACTGTAAATGATTTCGAACGAAAAAAAatcatcatctacaaagttgtatGTCTCATTGAGATCTATGACTTTATATTAGTCATTTCTCCGACCAAATTCTTTTTGAACAATtaaaaaatgaatttcaaaatatgagaacttcaaacTTATAGATTATATTTTAAATATATTCTAATTCGTACTCAAAATAAAATATCCAGGATATAAAAATCCAAAAAAGAGTAGATATATATTTAATACATATAAGTATTTATCAATAAGTAAACTTAATATATAAATTTTTCATAAatatctaaaaaaactaaaatactTGATTAAGTCCCTTTTGTCTAACTTTAGCACCTCAACTATCAAAACTACTCAATTTTAACCCCGGGGAGGGTTTGATTGGTTTTGAGATGCTCTGAGGTCAAAATTAAACAGTTGTGATAGTTGAGATGCCAAAGTTAGACAGTTTTGTCATTGAGGATTAAATAAAAATAGATAAAATCAAGAGTTAAGGGGCCAAGAGTGGACTTAATCCTAACAAATAACCGTCATGTTCTTCAGCACTActtcaacagtatttttcagcgaacaaacaatatttttcctctcacaacacaTTAGCATAAGCAACCGCATAAGTTAAATTCCAGCGAAGGCCCACAAGTCACGGTTCCAGGATACACAGACCACCGTCGTGTCATGTTATGATCACTGGGAAACAAAATCTAACAGGCTAGAAACAGAGTTTATTTGGATTTGTGATAATttggaaagaaaaggaaaaaatgtTACATGAAAATTAGTGCATTAATACAAAGTTCCCGCCACACTGCTGACGTTAACATTTGTCGAAGATCTTTTATTAGTCAACTTGCTCGAATGCTGGCTGAATCCACCGGGCCAAATATTGCAAACCAAAATGAATATGAAGAGAATAGTGTCACGAACTAGGGATGCCCTCACAGCTCACTTTCTATCCTCTCGGCCGCACCCGATCCGATAACGTCACTCTCCTAGTCCTAGCCTCGCCGCTCCCTTGCTCTCTCTGTTCCTGAGGTTCTCCTCCCACCGAGATTccggaaagaaaaggaaaaaggtgAGCAAACGCCAAGAATAAAAAGATTGGCCGAGAGGCGAGAGGAGACGAACCGAAAGTGAAACGGCCAAGAGGACGCCTTCTTGCAAGGAGCAGCTTGTCTCGGGAGGTCGTTCCCTCGGTTCCGCCGCTTCCTCCTACATCAAGATGAGATTTTGATGCGGTTCGGCAGACTGGGTATTTTCTTCTTCGAACAAGTTCATTCTCTTGGTTTAATCTGTGATATTAGATAATAATGATCCGGGTGCTGATCACTTATGCAGAAGGTTTTCGTCCTGGTTGGGATATCGTGAGGCTCTGCTATTTAGTGCCTAGAGTTGTCCATATGTTCATGCTCCTGGCCACCATGAATatttggtacttgcatgttctctTGACTATACAATCATTAACCAGTAATCTAGGGGTTACTTGAATTTTTCAGCTACCGAAAAAGCTCAAATTTCTTTCGATTTTGTTGGAACTTAAAAATTCTTGAGTTGTTGAAGTGCTTTGGCACCTCTGTTCAACTTGCTCAGTTAACCATAGAGGAAGAATTTTACTGGCACCTTTTGTCACAAATGGACGACGGAGTAGACCTTCcaagccaccaccttctgttacCACACCCTGAGATCTCTCATGGATTCGACGATTTCCTCAAGAGTACAGCTGCATGTACTCATACACACACCTGCAATCCGCCGGGTCCATCGGCCGCTATGCATATCCACACATGCCTCCACACGCACAGGCAGGTCATAGCCTCTAGCGAAGAGCTGAGGACGCCTCGAAAACCTCTCGGAAACAGAGAGGCTGTGCGTAAGTACCGGGAGAAGAAGAAAGCACACGCGGCCTTCCTAGAGGAGGAGGTCAAGAAGCTGCGCGCCACCAACCAGCAGCTGCTGAGGAGACTGCAGAGGCATGCAGCACTTGAGGCTGAGGTGGCGAGGTTAAGAGGCCTCTTGTTTGATGTGCAAGGCAAGATCGATGCAGAGATCGGTGCCTTCCCGTTCCAAAAGCATCGGAGCTTTGGTTCTGTTATCTGCACAGACCCTACTCTTTGCTTTATTAATGATGATGATGCAGAGGTTGCAGCCCGGGAAGAGAGCTCCGGGCCAACAATTTTTGATTTTGAGGTCGATGAAAGTGGCAGTATCTCACGTGAACTCGATATTCCTGAAGTGATTAATTCCATGGATGCTGCTGCAAGCTTGGTGAACTCAGCCTCTTTGGCTGAATGAATGACTTTGGCCAAGCTGCTTTTGACCATTTTCAGATACATCCCAGCTTGGTTTGCTTGAAGTTGTTATCTAGTTGGTATAATGTTGTTACTTATACCCTAGTTTTGAATAATTGGTTGCTATATGGGCAGGTTTGTGAAGTTGATGATATACCCTGTCTAGAAGCCTGCTGGATGTAAGTTCTAATTCTACTTGTAACTGCTCAGTGTGTACTGGGCTTATCTGATACTAGTATATGGAGGAAGTTCTATTCTGTTATCtgcaggattttttttttttgaaagtaaaAGCTCtgctctgccgctcaattaagaaGGGAAAATGAGGTTTATGTACAATGGCATCCACAGTGCCTAAGAACACCGGCCATAGGACCAAGAAACAACATCCACCGCTCACGCATGTGTTTTACCCCACGCATGTGTTTTACCCCGCAATACACGTGGACCTACGCCTTTAAACAATGTCCTCCTTGGCTAGATAGGCGACTTGCTCTGCCCATTGGTGCTCATTTTCAAAAATCCTCCTATTCCTTTTCTTCCATATGTTCCACACAATGTAAATAAGCGCTCCGTTAAACGTTTGTCGTTCTTGCTTCAGTATCATGCTTGCCACGTCCTCCCACCAGCCGGCCAGACACTGGGGCTCTTGTTGGGGGTAGCTGCACATCAAAATTTTCCCAAGATAATACCTGCAGAATTGCAATGCTAATGCAGTATTGGCCCAAAATGTTTCCTGATCTGAGACACTTGGTATGTATGCAGCTGTACTGACAGCAGCGCTTCATTGTTAGAATAGTATTTCACTTGCTGCAGGGAGATGACAATGGGCATTTTTTTTTGACAGAACAGGAGGGGTCGAGACCCCTGACAATGAGCATTTCAGCATCGTCTTTCAAAATGTAGTTTGCTTCGAAATTTTGTTTTCCAGACATAGTTCTATATAGGTGGGCATTGCTGCTACCATAGTTTGTTTAAATAAAGCACAACGTACCACTGTCTGTCAAAGTGTTTTCTGTATCTATAAACTTAAGTGATTTCAGAGCCGCTACACTTTTTTATCTAGTTTTTCTTATCTCGCTGTCCAGTTAATATTCGGTACATTATGGAGCTCCAAAACATGTAATTGCGGATGGTACTTGTGCTGACTGTAAGCAGATTGCCCTCGCAAGTCAAATGCCATGGTGCACCGAGTATTTTGGAATGATGAGAGCTCAAAATCTCGATCAACACTATTTTATATCTTACTAAATATATTTATTTGTCAAGCTTTTAGACTGTATCTTTCGTCGACTGATCATCTAATGCTTAGCATCAACAATACTTTGCAGCGTGTTtacttagggcctctttggcacggcttataccggcttcggcttcatctattttgcgcaaatcgagccACTGTAGCGGCCGTTTTGTAAGccagggttaaaatgaactagaagccagaaaaagccagtttttctggcttcaccggtgaagccgttttggatgagccgtgtcaAAGGGGGCTTTACACGTATCAAGCAACTTCTTCCTAGATGTTCTTTCAGGAGCTACCCTTTTCAGTCTTGGCCGGTGCAGGTTGGCGAGGCATATAAATATTCTTTCAGGAGCTACCCTTTTCTGCCTCAAAACGCCCGGTCGTTCTCCATCGATGTCGAGGTTCGTCGCTCGCCGCCCCTCCAGCGAGGGAGGGAAGCCGCAGGCGGCAGGCAGCAAGGGCAAGAGGCGTCTCTCTAAATGTGCTCCGTCCTGTTGCTTGGTTTCGTTGGCAGGACCGCAGGAGCTTGCTTGTAGCTTTTGAGCTAAAGGCAACAGCAGTAGCGTACACCTATCAACTGTTTGTGGAAATGACAGTACCAATAACGTGTTTGTTTCCTAAATTTTGCCTAGAATTTTAATTACATAaatttttatcggttgttttccAGATGCTAAAAGACATGTGTGTGCCCAATGATCACCATTACAATCTGAAAAAGTGTGACATCGATTCCGTTAACGAAAAATTTCCAAAGCCGGGTGTCACGCACTTTCGTGCAGCGTCGACCCGCCCGATGCACCCGAACGGGCGAACGGCCAAAC includes:
- the LOC136459229 gene encoding basic leucine zipper 23-like, producing the protein MDDGVDLPSHHLLLPHPEISHGFDDFLKSTAACTHTHTCNPPGPSAAMHIHTCLHTHRQVIASSEELRTPRKPLGNREAVRKYREKKKAHAAFLEEEVKKLRATNQQLLRRLQRHAALEAEVARLRGLLFDVQGKIDAEIGAFPFQKHRSFGSVICTDPTLCFINDDDAEVAAREESSGPTIFDFEVDESGSISRELDIPEVINSMDAAASLVNSASLAE